One Bos javanicus breed banteng chromosome 10, ARS-OSU_banteng_1.0, whole genome shotgun sequence genomic window, gagggaaatttatgaccaacctagatagcatattgaaaagcagagacattactttgccaacaaaggtccgtctaatcaaggctatggtttttccagtagtcatgtatggatgtgagagttggactgtgaagaaagctgagcacagaagaattgatgcttttgaactgtggtgttggagaagactcttgagagtcccttggactacaaggagacccaaccagtccattctaaaggagatcagtcctgggtgttctttggaaggaatggcgctaaagctgaaactccagtactttggccacctcatgcgaagagttgactcattggaaaagactgatgctgggagggattgggggcaggaggaagaggggatgacagaggatgagatggctgaatggcatcaccaactcgatggacgtgagtttgagtgaactccgggagttggtgatggacagggaggcctggcgtgctgcaattcatggggtcacaaagagtcagacacgactgagcagctgaactgaactgatgcccttTTTGTCTTATAAAACCACTCCTATCCCCTATCAACTTGTAGAAATGAACACTGTCTTTGTCAACCTCACAATTTAACAAGGCTTAGTTTAGTGAAAAGGTATTTGGCAATGGAGACTTGGGGAGCAGAATGAAGGAGTTATGGAGtcagaacaaacagaaaaagagaaagtaaacaTGAATTATTAAATGCAGAGAATGATAATCATTGGGAAATATGAAACTTCTGAGTCCATAAAAGGACAGACAAGGATAAAAAGATGGTCAAGCAGAAAGGAGATGAGGGGGTAGAAAGAAAATTTAACtaaacaaagattaaaattaaatattaaaattcaaaaaaatcagTTCAGCCTCAAATTTTAATTGCTGTAAAGACAGATTCTCTTACATTAATTTCACGAAAACCTAGGAATAATAGGGAaagtaaaaacagataaaatacaaaacaaaaaaaagagaagactaaaATTCCATAGTTTGAAGGAACTAAATCTACTGTTAAAGGACATATGCACACATTTTTCTGTCTCTTAATTTTTTCCAAATCTACTCTCACTATCTGCCTATATAATTCCCTGCCAGAGCTTTGCAGCTGGTCCCCACTGGGGCTTAAGCAGACTCCTCTCtgtgtttccatttaaaaatctttatttcaatAGGTGGGCCTAGAGCATCTGCACTTCCAAAATTACCACACAACTGATCCAAAATGATTGAAACAAAATTGGTTTCAAAAATTGCCTTAGGCTGAAAAGAAGATGAAGGCTAACATTTCAGACCTAAAGAAACATTTATCACAATTCTGTGGTCTGTAATAGACTTCTGTGGTCGTAATAGAAATGTTGACAGCTTGTTAATTATAGAAATGCTAGTGCGCATCACTGTTATTCTTTTGAAAGACCTGACAAAAGagtttggagggtttttttttgttgttgttacttaaaCCAAGCCTTATAGCACCTCAAGTCCAATCTCTACTCCCCAAGAGGCAGGATTCAGTTCCATTTTCCTGCTAGTATACAGTGTGATGACTCAGAGAAAGGTCTTCAATAAACCCAGACTCCAACATTCCTGTCCCACAAGGAAGATAATTGAAATCCCAGAATCACATTTGAGATTCAAGGCCTTTTTAGGGTTTGCAAGGGTACACTATTTGACAAGACCCAGAACTGTTTCAATCTCTCTGAGATCCATGAACTAGAATGCATCAAACTTTGAGAGTCACAGCACCAGGAAATAGCATAGAACTGTACACATGGCAGCCACCAATAAATACTCACATGATTCAGGTCCTCATCCTCAAACTCAACAGGATTTAGCCCACCTTCCTTGGGTAGGGAGAGCAAAGTATGTGATAAATAGAGGattaaatctgtgttttaaacaCACCTCTGCCACTGTCTAGCTGTATAATGAAAGTAATCATTTAAACTCTTTGGTCTTCATATTTTATTCACTTGTAAAATGCAGAGGGACTGAGCAAAAGCTTTAATCATTGCTGTCTGTCCCACCAATTACTAAAAGAACACAGATTCCAACATGGTAGAAACCAAACCCCACTTTCTccagaaatatttctaaatttataaGTATTCAGTCACCATAAGTAtcatttattataaatgtttaaaagaaacaaaattacagTAAGTCTTTAGGAATAGATTTTATTGGTGTGGCCTAGacttaaagtgaaataaaaagggCACCAACACCTTTAAAAGTGCTTCAACTCCAGAATAAACAGAATTTTAGCAGGTTTTGTTTGTCAGTGCCCTGATTATTTTGAGTTTCTTTGAAGCAGGGTTTCTTAACAGTGACACTATTTTTTTGTTGGTGGGAGAGGGCCATGCTATTCACTGTAAGATGTTTAGCAATATCTCTGGCCTCCACACATTAGATTCCACTTGTGACAactaaaaatgtcttcagacattgccaaatgtcccctggaagGAGGGAGTATAATTGCCCTCCTGAGATTTGCTACACTGAAGGGTAGCAAAATATGCAAGTTATATgccataaaaattatatttttaatgtaattctttcaaagtattttctgCTAATGAACTGGATTAACTCAGAGAATTCAAAGTATTTATTGGAGGCTAATGCTCCTATTTGATTTTACACTGCTTGGAAgggaaattattatttattacacaTATAATACATGCAATTAATACATATACATTACATATAATACACACAATTTAATGTGAATAATGTTTGACTCATGCCAGAAGACTTAAACTGATTTACACTCTTTCACTTCATTGAATTGTAAAGTAtctatgtgtattttaaaaagatactttgaTCTTGGATTAGAAAATGGTCAAAAATAACCtgctggtaaaaaaaataaaataaaatagaaagctctAGTAGAGAattacaaattaattaattattctttCAGTCATTCAACTAATGTTCCATCACTGATAATAAAGTGTTTATAAATGACACGCTAGttacatttttaagaataaatcttTCACATAAGAATCCACTGATACATAGCCCTAAGTAAGCTAATGCTGTGGTGTGGTTAACTCCAAGATTTAGACttacctcacagaagcagaaaagtgagaaaagtgaatttaaaaCCATAGCTTAAATAAGTAGTCTAACTTCTAATATACTCTCTGGCTTAGATACAAATTATCATCCAAACACCTAGGAGCAATCACAAACTGGAGGTCAACACAGAGTTGCATTGTcagcttaacattttaaaaaaccattacTGATAATTAATCAATACTTTTAAATGGTACATTTTCCCACATTTAAACTTATAAATATTTCCTTCACTTAACAACACAAGAAATtatgcatcatttaaaaaatagatggggaataattatggaaataacaaaaatagcCCAATCTCTTAAAATtagataaacattttttattgtaatACTTTTTTGTCAGTTAATTTTACAGCACCAGGAAATCGACAAAACATTTCTCAAATGGTGTTTTTTCTTAGGAATAAAAAGAGGCATCTCTGTTCTTTGTTACAGGTGTAAACAGGAAGGACAGGAATGCATGAAAGATAGATTTCCTAACTTATTAGGATAGTTGGTACTTTAGAACTAGGATACTAAATTAATTTCATAATCTGGAGATCTGGACCACCAAATACATAAACCAACATATATCTATATGTTTATGGTATCATCTGAAAATCAGAATACTAAGTGCATAAGTAGATGAGTGTGAAATTTTAATACTGTAACTTCAAAGACAGTAAACTGCCTTTttaatcttagattttttttttttccattattctcATCTATCTGCAACACATGGCTTTGAGGCTCAGGAAAGGGAAACAAAGACCTCTCCCCCCAAAGTCAAAATGGACATACACAAAAGGCTGGGACCTCATTGTCAGCCTGTCTGTGACTCTCATATGCAGCACAAAAGTCTTTATCAAGGAATTCAGATGCATTCAGTTACTATATCTGTAAAATCCCTGACTATGTGAATTGtataggaaagaaaacaaagacgtcatttattttacagcttgatttatgaaaagtcaaaaataaaaaaagaaagacaaaacaagACAAGAGAGTAGAAACTAGACATAATGTATTGATCTCTACACACTGGTCTCTACTGGTAAATCTTTCAGCAGAGTGTAACCTGGGCTCCAAGTGTCCCTCTCCTCTAGAGAGCAAAATCATAGAAGGGGCAAAACAATGGGAGACGGATAAGTGCAAGAAGTCCCAGACTGAATTCTGGAGATTTCTGGTATGAACCTCACAGCTCCCTGGAGGCACTTTGCCCTGTTGTCTCGGAACTGAACAATTAGACACAGAATTTTCCCCGGGGGTGGGAGCAGGGCATTGTCTTCTACAtgctttttccaaatttttctctATAAAGTAAGTCTTGAGTTTGCAGAAAGAATAGCCATCTAGGGATTTCCGGCGAGAATCCAAGGCCTTTCGAATCTACTACTAACTGCAAACCAACCACAGAAAGTTGCAAACCTGCCCAGACGGGCCCAAAGACTGCTGCTATTCCTTCCAAGTTTCCCGGTCAAGCACACAATAAAAATGGGTAGTGAGTTGCCTGCAAGGTTGGCGCTAAGTCCCCAAATTGGTAAAACTCTTTCCCTCCGCAAAATTAAGAAAAGATCCAGTCTTCACCTAGCAAACCCGGGAAAGTGCGCTTCAATCGTGGAGTGGGGTCATCCTCCTCACAGCGGAGTTATTTCTAAGGGAATCCTCGCAGCTTCTCTCATTTTCAGGATGAGAGCTCACAAATTCCTTCCGTTTGTCCCTTCCCAGAATGTAGCTGATGCACGAATACGCGATCGCAGTGTGCCCTAAAGAAGTTTATTTCCCTTGAGTTAATAAAATTAAGCGAAGTCCCCTGCGATGGTGAAGATAGGATGTCCAGACCGTAGACCCGGACCTCCAAACTCTTCTGAGAGCTCGCGCGCCCCGGCGCCCAGACGTCGCGGCAGGCGGGGTTCGGACTCCGCGGCTGCAGCCAGCGCCCTTCTCCCGACCCTCCACCGTGGCCAACCTAGGCTTTCGGTTCCATTCGCTCGAGAGCCCCAGATGAGCAGAAGCCAGAGGGGACATCTGGAAATAAACGTTCCCATTTTCTGGATAGGGCACCCAGGCTCCGAAAATTACAAGACTTGCTCACAAAGACTTAGGGTAAGAAGCCGGAATTCATCACTTTCAAATTTTGCAGCAAAAATGCTTGCGGAGGCGCGGTCCCCTGGGGCACCCACAACTTCTGCTAGCCTTCAGCGGCTAGGTATAGAGGTTGGGGGTCCCCTCTGGGCTCCAGAGCTGCAAGGTCCCGCGCACCTTCCGCTTCTTCTGCACGCGGAGGGCGATCTAAAAGCGATCGGCTAAGGAAAGCCCAGAGGCGAGACACCCCGAGAGCGAAAATTAGGAAACCTCTGCAAATTGGAGCGAGGGAGGGTGCttttctttgcagtccaggagTGCCGGGAAATAGCCCTCCTGGGGTTCCGCTTCACCCCGACCCCGCCTGCCGGGTTTTCTACACGGCGCACTGTTGGCCCTTGTTTACAATATTCCTCACTAAAAGCTGTCCTTGCGGCGGATTCGGAAGTCTCCTCAAGCTAGAGAAGATTCGTGCTTTGACATTATCCTCATCACCCTCTCTATTTTGCCCCTGCCCTGTCGGATTCTATGAAAATAAGCTCTTAGAAAAGAAAGTCTTTCCATTGAGGCGGCTGGCAATCTCACAGAAATGATGTAAATGGTTGCAGggctttttttcttcccctttgcaatttttttttttttttttgagtgaactGTGAAGATCTGTGAAAATAATATCAGGGTTTTCCGTCAGAACGAGCTTTGCCCTGCACTCAGGCGTAGCATGATCTGACCCGACACCTCCAACCATCTGTGCTATCTATCTGCCTTCTGATTTACCAAAGCTGTACAAGCCGCATACAAATTGTACTTGATACTAAAGAAAAGACAGCCGGGCCCAGTCCAGTTCGGCAGTGAACATTCCCATCTGATTCCTTTCTAAGGATGGCCCTCCAAAGACGGTTTTTCCTGGCATTTTGTCGGATTCCCCTCTCCcaattattttcttcaaactAAACAAACCCCTATTAAAAGCCAGATGAGGTGGTAGTTACTTTTGACCTACTTCTCAGAAAACGGTATGATGAAGATGTCAACTGGGAATCAATAAAGTTATCAATTCAACTGCTGGCCCCAAGCCGCCAAGAAGGCCCTTCCTCTCTTGAGGAGGGATCAGTGCTCAGCGGCTTAAGAAGCACTTTCTGCACCCCCTTCTCTATTAGTGTGGTTCCCTCTTCTCTATTTCACTTTTACTGAATTATGGGCCCAAAGGCCAAGTTTAGATTTTCTATCCCCAGCTCAAGAGTTAAATATTCTAACAGAGGGTATGGCAAAATTAGCCTGCAAGAAGAGCAaatcaatactttttaaaaaggtctttGAAATAAGCTTTTAAGTTGCTGTCCTGACCTACCAGTGACTTCTCACTCTAGATGTGGCTATGCTGCAATTTGTTCAAGTCCATTAAACTGgggagaaaaactgaaaagtaTAAACTTGGGGTGTGCAGCGCCCCTTTTGTTGCGAGTGCTTCACTTCATGGTCAGCGCCTGGGTTATCAGAAGTAAGAGTGTCCTAGCTcggattttaaatgattttaggaGGCTTTTGAAGGTGATGGGGGTAGAGTCCAAACTGACCTCTCCTACAGGTCCCAGGTCGGTTCGTTCTGCTTCAGATTCGGTTCCCACTCGACTGCTTTGGCAGCTGGAAAGGCATGCCGAGATGGGTACAGGCAAGAAAAAGGGATGATCCACTTCTCCACCCTCCCTTTTCGTGTCCCCCTTCAAGGTTTCCTGTTTCGTTACAACTAAATTTAGTGAGTTCTCTCAGAGGATTTCGTTTTGGCCCAGTCCTCTTTGTCCTCTGGAGGCCTCTTGACCCAGGCAGCGCCTCGCCCCAAAGTGGATTTCTGCAACATCACCGCCtcttgcggggggtgggggtggggggttgcagggaagagagaggaacaGGGCTGGGGGTGGAAGCGAAAGGCTGCGGCTCGACTCTCGCCTGTCTTTCTCTCCCATCCACTGGCCCgtcttttcctcctccaagtTCTGCAAAATACTGCGAAGTCCACCGGAGAACGGCGGGCGCTGTCGAGAGCGGGGAGGTGCTGAAATGGCCTGGGCGCTCCGGTCGCAGTCTTGATTGGCAGAGCCggccagtgactgacagggggtCTCCATGGCGCCCGCGCCGCCAATCCGCCCACCCCAGTAGCGGCGCCGGCTAGCTGGCCTGCGTGCCCCAACGGAGCCGAGCCGAACCGGAGCTGCGGAGTCGGCACCTCCTCCAATCCCTCCCGCTCGCTTGCTCCCTGCGGTTGCGCCGCTGCCCTGGCCGTGCATCCCGGTTGCCCCGAGCCGCTTTCACCAAGGAGAGCCTGGCGCACCCGGCCGGGTCCGCGGGCATCTGCTGCGTGTCCCGCTCCGGACTCAGCGCCTCCGCTGTCGCCGGCGCTGCCTCCGGCGCTGCCTCCATGTTCCAGCTGCCTATTTTGAATTTCAGTCCCCAGCAAGTGGCCGGGGTATGCGAGACTCTAGAGGAGAGTGGCGACGTGGAGCGCCTGGGTCGCTTCCTCTGGTCGCTGCCTGTGGCCCCTGCGGCCTGCGAGGCGCTCAACAAGAATGAATCTGTGCTGCGCGCACGAGCCATCGTGGCCTTTCACGGTGGCAACTACCGCGAGCTCTACCATATCCTGGAAAATCACAAGTTCACCAAGGAGTCTCACGCCAAACTGCAGGCGCTGTGGCTCGAAGCTCATTACCAGGAGGCTGAGAAGCTGCGTGGACGGCCCTTGGGGCCGGTGGATAAGTACCGCGTGAGGAAGAAGTTCCCGCTGCCGCGCACCATCTGGGACGGCGAACAGAAGACACACTGCTTCAAGGAGCGCACGCGGCACCTGCTGCGGGAATGGTACCTGCAGGACCCCTACCCCAACCCAAGCAAAAAGCGTGAGCTCGCC contains:
- the SIX6 gene encoding homeobox protein SIX6, which translates into the protein MFQLPILNFSPQQVAGVCETLEESGDVERLGRFLWSLPVAPAACEALNKNESVLRARAIVAFHGGNYRELYHILENHKFTKESHAKLQALWLEAHYQEAEKLRGRPLGPVDKYRVRKKFPLPRTIWDGEQKTHCFKERTRHLLREWYLQDPYPNPSKKRELAQATGLTPTQVGNWFKNRRQRDRAAAAKNRLQQQVLSQGSGRTLRAEEEGTPEVLGAAASPAASLSSKAATSAISITSSDSECDI